The following are encoded together in the Nisaea sediminum genome:
- a CDS encoding replication-associated recombination protein A — MASLFETEAPRPLADRLRPQTLSEVVGQDHLLGPEAPLGRMMARGRVASILLWGPPGCGKTTIARLLADGTDMEFEPLSAVFSGVADLRKVFERAKERRQMGRGTLLFIDEIHRFNRAQQDGFLPYVEDGTVVLVGATTENPSFELNAALLSRCQVLVLRRLDDAAFDKLIARAEEIEGRKLPLTDLGYEALKAMADGDGRYLLNLAEEVFLLPPEPLLDAAALAQTVQHRAPVYDKNREEHYNLISALHKSLRGSDVDAALYWLSRMLAGGEDPGYIMRRLTRFASEDIGMADPAALPQALACWDAFDRIGSPEGDLMLAQCVIYLATAPKSNAAYKAAGAAKRSAKATGSLMPPANILNAPTNLMKDLGYGKNYAYDHDAPDGFSGANYFPDGMQRERFYNPVERGFEREVQKRLAYWDKLRRQRSGDDG; from the coding sequence GTGGCAAGCCTGTTCGAAACCGAAGCGCCGCGGCCGCTCGCGGACCGGCTCCGGCCGCAGACGCTTTCCGAAGTGGTCGGGCAGGATCATTTGCTCGGCCCGGAGGCGCCGCTCGGCCGGATGATGGCGCGCGGGCGCGTCGCCTCGATCCTGCTCTGGGGCCCGCCCGGCTGCGGCAAGACCACCATCGCCCGCCTGCTCGCCGACGGCACCGACATGGAGTTCGAGCCGCTCTCCGCCGTCTTTTCGGGCGTCGCCGATCTCCGCAAGGTGTTCGAGCGGGCGAAGGAACGGCGGCAGATGGGGCGCGGCACGCTGCTCTTCATCGACGAGATCCATCGTTTCAACCGGGCCCAGCAGGACGGCTTCCTGCCCTATGTCGAGGACGGCACCGTGGTGCTGGTCGGGGCGACGACGGAGAACCCGTCGTTCGAGCTGAACGCGGCGCTGCTCTCGCGTTGCCAGGTACTGGTGCTGCGGCGCCTCGACGACGCAGCCTTCGACAAGCTGATCGCCCGGGCGGAGGAGATCGAGGGGCGCAAGCTGCCACTGACCGATCTCGGTTACGAGGCACTGAAGGCGATGGCGGACGGCGACGGGCGCTACCTGCTCAATCTCGCCGAGGAGGTCTTCCTGCTGCCGCCGGAGCCGCTGCTCGACGCTGCGGCGCTTGCCCAGACCGTCCAGCACCGGGCGCCGGTCTACGACAAGAACCGGGAAGAGCATTACAACCTCATCAGCGCGCTGCATAAGTCGCTGCGCGGCTCGGATGTGGACGCTGCGCTCTACTGGCTCTCCCGCATGCTCGCGGGCGGCGAGGATCCGGGCTACATCATGCGCCGGCTGACCCGCTTCGCCTCCGAGGATATCGGCATGGCCGATCCCGCGGCGCTGCCCCAGGCGCTCGCCTGCTGGGACGCCTTCGACCGCATCGGCTCGCCCGAGGGCGACCTGATGCTGGCGCAATGCGTGATCTATCTCGCCACCGCGCCGAAATCGAACGCCGCCTACAAGGCCGCGGGAGCCGCCAAGCGTTCCGCCAAGGCGACCGGCTCGCTGATGCCGCCGGCGAACATCCTGAACGCGCCGACGAACCTGATGAAGGACCTCGGTTACGGGAAGAACTACGCCTACGACCACGACGCGCCGGACGGGTTCTCGGGCGCGAACTACTTCCCGGACGGCATGCAGCGCGAGCGTTTCTACAATCCGGTCGAGCGCGGCTTCGAGCGCGAGGTGCAGAAGCGGCTCGCCTACTGGGACAAGCTGCGCCGCCAGCGGAGCGGCGATGACGGCTGA
- the crcB gene encoding fluoride efflux transporter CrcB, translating into MKMLLAIALGGALGALARHKVGSLAMHWLGSGFPYGTLAVNLAGSFLLGLLTGGLAFRFNLPLEARAFLMVGFCGAFTTFSTFALDFATLTERGNLMLAGVYVAISVAGAILAMFGGLAMMRTIFA; encoded by the coding sequence ATGAAAATGCTCCTCGCCATCGCGCTCGGCGGCGCTCTCGGAGCGCTCGCCCGGCACAAGGTCGGCTCCCTCGCCATGCACTGGCTCGGCAGCGGCTTTCCCTACGGGACGCTTGCGGTGAATCTCGCGGGGTCTTTCCTGCTCGGCCTGCTGACCGGCGGTCTGGCGTTCAGGTTCAACCTGCCGCTCGAGGCCCGGGCCTTCCTCATGGTCGGCTTTTGCGGGGCGTTCACCACTTTCTCCACCTTCGCGCTCGATTTCGCGACCCTGACGGAACGCGGCAACCTGATGCTCGCCGGGGTTTACGTCGCGATCTCGGTGGCGGGCGCCATCCTGGCCATGTTCGGCGGGCTCGCAATGATGAGGACGATCTTCGCATGA
- a CDS encoding Do family serine endopeptidase has translation MRGPDSNRFFHISLARRLAGTVRLALAAGLLLPLLAGAPAIAQTVKQVPSSREDILYSFAPLVRKVGPAVVNIYARAEVTERRASPLFDDPFFRRFFGDVFPGETRKRTAQSLGSGVIMRADGLVVTNAHVIKGADEITVVLADRREFDAKILIQDERTDLAVLKFDTDGENLPFLEIRDSDELEVGDIVLAIGNPFGVGQTVTSGIISALARTALGITDYSFFIQTDAAINPGNSGGALISMDGKLVGVNTAIFSNQRGSGAGSVGIGFAVPSNMVRTILEGVDKGVIVRPWLGVSGQTMTTALAEQFGLPRPVGVAVTDVYPDAPAANAGIRVGDIILKISGREIVDEQALRYRVATRPLESIAEIEILRRGELQTVQVPMRPPLAKPEPDVRDMQGQHPLAGARVANLSPAFALEQGLDDMARGVVVLKVARQSPAARVGLRPGDIVTEVNGTKIELVATLEQAMLAGQHAWRISIRREGQVLTTEIKG, from the coding sequence ATGCGGGGACCTGATTCCAATCGGTTTTTTCACATTTCCCTGGCCCGACGCCTCGCCGGGACGGTACGTCTGGCGCTCGCGGCGGGACTTCTCTTGCCCCTTCTGGCGGGCGCTCCGGCAATTGCCCAGACCGTCAAGCAGGTGCCGTCCTCGCGCGAGGACATCCTTTATTCCTTCGCCCCGCTCGTCCGGAAGGTCGGCCCGGCCGTCGTGAACATCTACGCCCGCGCCGAGGTCACGGAGCGGCGGGCCTCCCCGCTGTTCGACGATCCCTTCTTCCGCCGTTTCTTCGGCGACGTGTTCCCGGGCGAGACCCGCAAGCGCACCGCCCAGTCCCTCGGCTCGGGCGTGATCATGCGGGCGGACGGTCTCGTGGTGACCAACGCGCATGTCATCAAGGGCGCCGACGAGATCACGGTCGTGCTGGCGGACCGGCGGGAGTTCGACGCCAAGATCCTGATCCAGGACGAGCGCACCGACCTTGCGGTGCTGAAATTCGATACGGACGGCGAGAACCTGCCGTTCCTCGAGATCCGGGACAGCGACGAGCTGGAGGTCGGCGATATCGTGCTGGCGATCGGCAACCCGTTCGGGGTCGGCCAGACCGTGACCAGCGGCATCATCTCGGCCCTCGCGCGCACCGCGCTCGGGATCACCGACTACAGCTTCTTCATCCAGACCGACGCGGCGATCAATCCGGGCAATTCCGGCGGTGCGTTGATCTCGATGGACGGAAAGCTGGTCGGTGTGAACACCGCGATCTTCAGCAACCAGCGCGGAAGCGGCGCCGGCTCGGTCGGCATCGGTTTCGCCGTGCCGTCCAACATGGTGCGCACCATCCTCGAAGGGGTGGACAAGGGCGTGATCGTCCGGCCCTGGCTCGGAGTCTCGGGCCAGACCATGACGACGGCGCTTGCCGAGCAGTTCGGCCTGCCGCGTCCGGTCGGGGTGGCAGTGACGGACGTCTATCCGGACGCGCCTGCCGCGAATGCGGGGATTCGTGTCGGGGACATCATTCTCAAGATCTCCGGCCGGGAAATCGTCGACGAGCAGGCGCTGCGTTACCGGGTCGCGACCCGTCCTCTCGAAAGCATCGCGGAGATCGAGATCCTGCGCCGCGGGGAACTGCAGACCGTGCAGGTTCCGATGCGGCCGCCGCTCGCCAAGCCCGAGCCGGACGTGCGCGACATGCAGGGCCAGCATCCGCTGGCAGGCGCCAGGGTCGCGAACCTTTCCCCGGCCTTCGCGTTGGAGCAGGGCCTGGACGACATGGCCCGGGGGGTCGTGGTCCTGAAGGTCGCCAGGCAATCGCCGGCGGCGAGGGTCGGTCTCCGGCCCGGCGACATAGTGACCGAGGTCAACGGAACCAAGATTGAGCTGGTCGCGACGCTTGAGCAGGCGATGCTGGCCGGCCAGCATGCCTGGCGCATCTCGATCCGGCGCGAGGGCCAGGTCCTGACGACGGAAATCAAGGGATAG
- a CDS encoding aminotransferase-like domain-containing protein, which translates to MTIWVPDLRDRAGPIYRRICDAIGADIAAGHLAPGTRLPPQRDLAFRLGVSLNTVTRGYEEAVKRGLLAGEVGRGTYVLEPAGDGAAVPEASLARARQGPIDFARNLPAPGAAAGLLATALRDLADAPGAAGYLDFEQEDAGQKERCRAAGADWIAFSSGMKVSPDEVVPTVGAQHGILAAMMAVLGPGDTLFVEHLTYAPIKAMARHLGVRIAAIPAGANAHICPDQLETITRRTGAKALFCTPTLHTPTARTLAPETRRAVAEVARRNDLTIIEDDVFGFLPEDRPPPLAEFAPERTIYVTGAGKCLGPGLRVGYVRAPERYLEAVKAAASLSVWMPPPLTLEIANRWIADGTARRLAIGQRGEIRRRQSLARQILKDHVRGPVPEGFHLWLELPEQWPSAMFLMEAEKRGVRMIPGGAFSISPADAPNAVRLCLSHEPEAARVEQGLRIVAEILAGRSSDASILL; encoded by the coding sequence ATGACAATATGGGTTCCAGATCTTCGCGACAGGGCCGGTCCGATTTATCGCCGGATCTGCGATGCGATCGGAGCGGACATCGCGGCCGGCCACCTCGCGCCGGGTACGCGCCTTCCGCCCCAGCGCGATCTCGCCTTTCGGCTCGGGGTCTCGCTCAACACTGTGACGCGCGGCTACGAGGAGGCGGTGAAGCGGGGGCTTCTGGCCGGTGAGGTCGGGCGCGGCACCTATGTGCTGGAGCCGGCCGGAGACGGGGCAGCGGTGCCGGAGGCCAGTCTTGCCCGTGCGCGGCAGGGGCCGATTGACTTCGCCCGCAACCTGCCGGCTCCCGGAGCGGCGGCGGGCCTTCTTGCCACCGCCCTGCGCGATCTCGCCGACGCGCCCGGGGCGGCGGGATATCTCGATTTCGAGCAGGAGGACGCCGGCCAGAAGGAGCGTTGCCGGGCGGCGGGCGCGGACTGGATCGCCTTCAGCTCAGGTATGAAGGTTTCTCCGGACGAAGTGGTGCCGACGGTCGGCGCGCAGCACGGGATTCTGGCTGCCATGATGGCGGTGCTCGGGCCGGGCGACACGCTCTTCGTCGAGCATCTGACCTACGCGCCGATCAAGGCGATGGCGCGTCACCTCGGGGTCCGGATTGCCGCGATCCCCGCGGGGGCGAACGCGCATATCTGCCCGGACCAGCTTGAGACGATTACGAGGCGCACCGGTGCCAAGGCTCTGTTCTGCACCCCGACGCTCCACACACCGACGGCGCGGACGCTCGCGCCCGAGACGCGCCGTGCCGTCGCGGAGGTCGCGCGCCGCAACGACCTGACCATCATCGAGGATGACGTGTTCGGGTTCCTGCCCGAAGACCGGCCGCCGCCGCTCGCGGAATTCGCGCCGGAGCGGACGATATATGTCACCGGCGCGGGCAAGTGTCTCGGTCCCGGTCTGCGGGTCGGGTATGTCCGGGCGCCGGAGCGATATCTGGAGGCGGTGAAGGCCGCTGCCAGTCTTTCGGTCTGGATGCCGCCGCCCCTTACTCTGGAAATCGCGAACAGGTGGATTGCGGACGGGACGGCGCGGCGGCTGGCGATCGGGCAGAGGGGCGAGATCCGTCGTCGGCAGAGCCTGGCGCGGCAGATCCTGAAGGATCATGTGCGGGGCCCGGTTCCGGAGGGCTTCCACCTCTGGCTTGAGCTGCCCGAACAATGGCCGTCGGCCATGTTCCTGATGGAGGCGGAGAAGCGCGGAGTGAGGATGATCCCCGGCGGTGCGTTTTCGATCAGCCCGGCGGATGCCCCGAACGCCGTGCGGCTGTGCCTGTCCCATGAACCGGAAGCGGCACGGGTAGAGCAAGGACTCCGCATTGTCGCCGAGATCCTGGCCGGCCGCTCGTCGGACGCCTCTATTCTGCTCTAG